The DNA window TAGTTTTAAAGTTAATACTTAAGGACATGCTTTTCCTGCTATGACAAGTGCTGCATTCCAATTCACATGCGATATTACTATCAAGTATGTCAGAAAAACATTCCGTGCCCCTCGGAGCATCAGGGGTCACGTGAAGGACGCCACAAATGGCGCAATGACAAACAGAAACAGCCCTTCATTGGAAATCCATCTGCGGTATGGTTGTTGCCTCTATAACCTGAAGCCAAACCCTGCTGGTCTTCGCCATAGAACCTTTTAGTTGAGGAGCTTTATTTCCCTCGGCTCCCCCTGGCCAGCAGAGGTGGACTCTACTGGGCATCATTGTGAAGCAGGGTGGGTCTATAAAAAGCACGGTGGTCTGGCTGCTTGACCTTGACTTGTCTTAAAATACAACCGTCAGGATTTTTCCAACCATCATATCGTCTTTTTTCTTCAGAGTGGGAAATTACCAGTCAGACTGACGTTAACACAAACAACTTATATTTCCCCCGCAAGTGGAATTGTTTCTAATTCAGAGCCATCAAACCTAGATTCCACCTGAACATGACAGGTTAAACTGAAGACATCATTTCACATGTGGGCTCTGATGTGCACGGAAATGTCTGGATTGAGAAGCACTCAAGCATCCAGCTGCTTCTTCGCCTCAGGGATCACAGATATGATTGTTGCTGCCCGGTGATGAGTGTGATCAACATTAGTGAAACATCCCTGTCCTCTTTAACTACCAAGCAGAAACCAGTTGCTTCTCATATAACGCTGATGCTAAAGAGAGTCCGGACTGTAACACTGACCAAAATGAACTTTTCTGCATCATGtaaggtgagaggcaggaattcGCCCCGTTGGAGGCCCAGCAGACcctctcctgatggactgaattattgatggaaCACTTTCCTCTGAATGGTACTAGCAGCGTCCCGCGTCTGGTGTAATACTTGTAAGATTTTCGCATGAAATCGCCGAAAGCAGAACACGTGCAACGCTTTTAGAAACCGGCCAGTTGCACTTTGGCTTTATGACCACAAGAGGTCAGTGTACATCCAAGAAGCCGCCCGATCTGCGTGAGTCTTAATAGGTTCCTGACATAATGAAAGCCTTGTTTTGCAAAAGTTCCTTCAGGGTTCTTGCTGCTTTTCCACCGCTTGGGTTTAAAGGTTTTAGGATCTTTAAGTGTGTGACTCCAGCAGAGAGGCTCCATACTCTGAAGTGTTTTTCAGGGTTATGACATGAACAGGTTAAAGAGGTCTTGTTTTTGAAGTCCCGCACGGGCGAGGTGGTAGAGGAAGGGTCAAAAGTCACCCTCAGCGGCTGCTCTTACATatcctgaggcacttcctacaTTTCCTGATTAAGTGTTATGGGTTATGTTTTCACTGGTCCTATTTGGTTGTCGGTTGGATCCCTGAGGACCTGAAGCCTTCTCCATTTAAATTTAATGTGCTCACAGCATTTCTGCTGAACTTTTACCTCTAAATGTATTGCAAGTCAACAGTTTGCCTACGGTCCAACATCAGCATGTGAAACAGTTATCTTTTAATTAAAGCGACTTCTCTGTTTTCCGATGTCAGAATTTTGAATGCTGGCAGAAGTATATTTGTGTTGGATCAGTTTTATCAGCACTGTGTTGTTCTGCACGTTCAACAATGCCTCGGCCTCTTTATGCTTGTTAATTTGTCAGGAGAACTGTTTTAAAACCTTAAAGCCCTTTGGTTGCCATAGCAACTATTCCAGCCACTGGAGGCAAAGGAGGTGCCGGAGCAGGTGGTGTCAAGAGCCCCAGTTATCTTGCGGAAGCATCAGCCTCAGCAGGACAAGTAGGAAGAAAAATTGAGTTTGACTATGTAATCTGattccccccctctctcgctctctctctatGCTCCCTTATGACATTATTAATCACATCCAACAGTTCCATAGGGCTGAACTGTATGTGGAATAAAGAAATTGAAACTTTTCTCCTGAATTTATGCAAAATCCAATTTTTGGTAttatttgtcttatttattGGAAATCATAATTAAGAATTCCAACAAGCATCATTAAGAAAAATCCTAAAAAGTCaacagacaaataaataaataaacaaaattcaAATATTCAAATAGTTTGCAACAGGCATCCAGGCTccaatacatttatttttgatgctAGATTATGTGaaataaattgtgttttttttccccactgtaCATTCAGGAGGCAAAGAACTCATTGCCCCAATCTTTTTGCCTATTTTGGACAATGACCACATGTTTCAACTGGGGGCTTTCATTTtatgtgtcctgtctgtggttCAGTGAGGTAAATCAAGCAAGCATAGTCATGAGAGGAGCAAGAGCTAATTATAGTGTGAAACATCACTTATAAGTTAATATATCCAAATGTAAATAGTATTAATTCCCACAGCAGGATTACAGATGGATTACAGAGAGACATAAATCCTCACCCATTTTGGGGAGGGGTCATGCACCCGACAGTAACATCATTTGGACATAGTTACAAGGTCAGGAATAGACTTGTCAGCTCAGGCCGGATTCTATGTCAGTGTTCGGGTATTCAAGATCATCTACATCCCTCCTTCTACACATGTCATCATTTCTGTCGTCTCCTGGTCAAGGTGGGGACGGTGTAAAGGTGCTGCTGGTGTCTTTCTCTCACAGTCTCACAGCTGGACAGAAAAGATaaagagtgggaggagagctGAAGAAATGGAGGGGAGGGAATTCAAAATCGTCAGCAAACAGGCAATTCCCTgattctcccctctctctctctctctctctctcttcaccccCTCctcatactctctctctctgtctttctctctctctcccccctcctatACAGACAGATCCACCGATGCATCAGCTGGCATCCGTTCTCTTGACTTTCCCTCTCACCGTCtgtcctcagctcctctgcgaCATCTACGTTTTTCACCCCAATCCTTCTTTCTCGTCCTCTCGCCGCCATGGTGAACAGATAACTGCCCGGCCATCCTGAGACCATGGGTGCCTGCCTCTGcaaaggtcacaaaggtcaGTGCTATCAAATTTGTACCACTGTTTGTCTGGTTGGATCGACCTGCAGGAAGAATCTGGCCGCAGTcaaagttaaaagaaaagaaattaactTTTAGAAAAAGTTGCACCACCCTTTTGTGAGGGATCACTATGAATGAGGAGTCAGGAGCAGATATGGAAGTGTGAAACCAGTGCAAACACTTGTAGCCAGATGAAAAACGATCGGATGAAATTATGCTCATTTTCAGGTGTGTATTTTCACAGCTCCGTGCTTCTAAAACAAGATCTGTGGGAGGGAGGTTGAAGAGAGGGATTTTTAGGATCGGAAACAGGTGACAGTGGCTTTAGGTCTTCCTACACAGTCTCAATGACCCGATGATGCTGTGTCTTCTCCTATGGAAACACTGTAGCATCTGTATAATGTGGCAGCTCAGCCAAAGGAACGCTAAAAATATTGATCTGTCGCTGGGCAGAGGAAATAAACTGCTTTCTCTGTTGTTTTACGTGTGACATTTACGTCCCCACACCTGTTTTTTTCACCTGCATGTGTGAAGCAGTCAGTGTTCCCTAAGACAAAGTCAGCGTTGTTCAGGATGGCTCCAGTTTGACAAGCCAGCGGAGACTGGAGTGATGCACATTTAGGTGGGGAATACAGGGGGAGGGCAGATGTGATGGGTGAGACCAACAGATAAGAGAACAACATGAGTCCAGTGCgactgagaaagagagagagaaatcgtTGTGGGATTTAACCCGCCATGAGGGTTGCTTTAGCAATTATGATGGATTTCTTGACCTGCTAATTTCCTCTAATGAGCATAGAGAccaaacatctgtgtgtgtgtgtgtgtgtgtgtgtgtgtgtgtgtgtgttgatgacaCAGGTAAATGGAAAGTGATCACTTGTCCTCTGTTGCTGTATTGTTTCTATAGTGACCGCCAACCCCTTCTATATTTAACATGGGAAACCCCAATTTACAAATATGTATATATGACTGAGTGCGTTAAATaacccaagtgtgtgtgtgtgtgtgtgtgtgtgtgatcgctGTCAATTATAAAGCAAATATTAGAACATGAGTAttcgatgcccccccccccccccccccccctccctgtatCTCTCTATTGCTTTTATGGGTTTAACATGTACCATTATGGGTGATCCTCCAGATTTCCACCATCCCATGACAGTAACTCAGGACCAGACGGAAGAGGGCCAACCATCTTCTCCTAAGGTGAGTTCTCAGCGACGTCTTTATGGATTCTGCCAGATGTTTATTCTCCACTGGCCTGGAGGCAGTCTATATAGCTTCCATCTCCCACAAACATCAAACCCGACACGATAAGCAAGATAAAGCTGAAAATATGATTGTCCTGGTTCCTTTACAAGGCTGGATTTAGATTCTGATGAAACACACTGATTTTGTTGAAATGTTAAGTGAACGTGAGCGAGGGGATGACACCAAGACACCTGCCCCTACTCCAATGGTGTTCAACGCTTTGAGACGTGCATACAGCGATTATTACCTagcagagacaaagaaaagtgTGAGATTCCAGAGTCACAAGGGggcattttggggggggggatttcatTTGATGAGACCAGACTAGATTGTTTTGACCATAAGACTAGACTCTACAAGCCACAAACATGCCATCCCCACTGCGAATGACAGCAGTGGCAGCCTCGTGCTGTGGGGAAGGTTCTATtcagcaggtcctggaaggTTTAAAAAAGGTGAACCTTTCACAATGAAAATGCCTCTGCAGTACGCAGGTGTCAAAGCCTGAAAGAGAGTCTCTAGCACAGACGCAGAGCTCTGCATTGTTGAACCACCTGTTAAGAAATGtggaagaaaaaagacagaagaaaagcgGAACAACAATCGAGGTGCCACACAGTTTTGTCGAAGTTCTAAAGTTGACCAAAGCTCGCAAACATTTAAAAGGAACAGAATGAAAGGGAGGCACTTGGAAATGAGCATATTGTATTCGAATCTTCCATCAGAGAGGACGGCCTGTGGTGTCCCCAGTAGGTTGATTAACAAAAGCCCACGTATCCCTCCGCCAGGGCTGAATAATCTTCCGACGTCCACGGTATTTTTTCCGTCAGTCAAATATGCAGTTTCTTATTTCTCATATCTCTGAGAAGCTGGAGTCAAATTAACATAATGCAAGAGCTGATATAATATGTGATAATGATCAGTGATCTCTCAAATATTCTGTCAAATCAGTCCTATAGTTTTGATTTAATCTGACTTCACGGTACTTTATTAAAAACTCCTGAAGTCTATTTTAATGCAGcatgaccaacacacacacacacacacacacacacacacacacacacacacacacacacacacacacgcacacacacacacacacacacacacacacaccaccagtgTGGAAATCATTAGTTTTTATATGCATATACATGATTTCTATGCAAATAttgagcattaaaaaaaagaaaccatgcAGTCATGCATGACattaatgaaaatggaaaattctGTGCTCACTGACATATTTATCTTAGAGCTGTTCTCCCACTGTATCTAATCCTTCTTAATCAGTATAGGTGGTCACCTATTTTGAATAATTTTTCAAAGTAATTATCTTCTATATTGGGAAAATAGCAGTTCTTCAGATGGAAGAACAAAGAACTTGGATAGGCTGGTTTTGCTATAAATCAGGTGACAAATTTTACGTTTAAACCATTTCCATGCAGAATTCCACTTCCTACAAATCCTATATTTGGAAGTTTAGGCAGAATTATGCACACTATATGAAACAGTGAGCGGAGCGTCGACATTGTGGACAGCCACTCTAAATGGGCTGATGCTTCAACAACACTGCATTTCAGTCTGAGTGCACAGGCTGCAGGGTCCTAGCTATCCTGGGAGATGAATGGAGCTGAAAATGGGGTGTACGTGGACTGACTCATCACAGACAATAAGATCTAGCAAAGGCTGTTGATAAACTGTGCTTTGGTActtgtgtgtaagtgtgtgtgcgtgtgtgtgtgtgtgtctgttccgGGCGGCAAAACGAGAAGAAACCCACCGAAAGGACAATGATGACGACAACCTGTAACGAAGCTATTTTCTTCAATCAACATCCAACACAACCACCAGATTTCCCCCTTTCATCATCGATAAAAACGTTATAATCCCTGTCCTTTTGTTCCCCGTGTTTCCCAGGATGCTGAGAATCCCTCCAACGGCAGCGTCACGGCTAAATCCGACGGCTATGACATCGGCGTGCTGGCCACCTCCACTTTAATGGGTGAGACGGACATGCAGTCAGCTCCAGCTGGTGCTGTTTTTCAGTCTGAATCAAACATGAGAATCAGAAagttgcattctgggaaattGCATTAGTAACCAATGGAGGCTAATACGCCCTCCCCCATCAGATGTAGTGTACTAGCTGTATACAgacatgagcaaacacaaacacaaacacaacacacacacacacacacacacacacacatttcctcctccagttttgaaGGATTCTGCTTTTGAGTTtagcttcctcttcttttccacATCGTCAATGCTTTTTCTCCCATCCAGTTTGTCTGACTCATCTCTACGGCTCTTCTTGTTCTGCAGGGGGTTAATTATCTCAAATAATATTATGCCTTGTTGAACCTTTCCCAGTGAAAGCTCCTTTATGACCTTGACATTCTAATTATTATGAatacagcagacagacagctgacaCCTGCTTTCAGTCTGACAAGAATCCGCTTGCTAAATGTAGCATACAAATTATTTTTGTTGAGATTTGCATAAAATCCCTTTTCTGGGGGCAATTAAAGAGCTGCTGCAATTAAAGTGCTGCTGAAGCCTAAtgttaaaatcacattttcccGTGCTTGTTAGAGGACAAAAAAGCTCAAATCCAGACATTCAGTCCAAAATTCAAAATAGGATTTATTAGAATCAGGctgaaatcataaaaaaaaacagcaatcagattagacagacagacagacagacagacagacagacagacagacagacagacagacagacagacagacagacagacagacagacagacagatagatagatagataacaATAACggggctgtttttgtcctgattTTTCCCCTCCCCAACAGGCAAACACCCAATTATCTTATGTCTTATAAGATTGTCTTAATTGTATAAGAGTGAATTTGTAACAGTTGGGTCTGACAAATATAGATTTTGAATTTGTTTAATATTTCTGACCAAAAATCTTCATCTGTCTGGGCAAAGCTGAGTCAGGAGAATTGTGTCGTAGAATGGAATGTAGCAATCGAAGAGTGAGGTGACAGAGGAACAAGGAAGCATGCGTAAATACAAAAAAGCATGTTCGTGCTGCCTCCAGGATTTTCTGCTCAAACTCTTTTTTTAGTTAAATTCAGTCTCAGACCATCACCACAGGTTGTTGCCATGTTCCTTCTTCGTTTGATCTTGTGTGATCTGACAAGATTTCTGCATTGGAGGATGAGCTCCTAGATTGGTGGTGGGGCAGAATTGGTGGTATTCGTAGAACATGTGTGGACTGTTTGGGGGAACTCTCACAAACCCTCAAGCACCCTGTGAAgggggtgtagagctggtccagtgtTCCACAACCAGGACGGAATCTGCATTGTCCCTCCTGAATTAGGCTATTAGGCTTCTAAATAACCAGACCATGAAAGCATCTTTAGCTGCCCAGATTTGCTCTTTTCTGTCTGAGAGATGCGCTTTGCATAATTCAGTAGGTCTATTCTTGTAAAGTAACTTATTCTGTACTGACGTCAAGTGTGGGAAAAACACGCTAAATACAGGTCTCAGAGCACCCCGGTAAACAGTCCTGTCAGCTCAGAAATGTTTGTCACGGCTGTCACTGTCATCTGGTATGTGTGCACattagaaaaaggaaaaaaaaggaagcttttttttttacatagcGTCAACAAAGATTTGCAGTTTTTGGATTGCAACCATTCACAtctcacacacattttcctAAAATCTTGATTTACGTGGAAATACGGCCAGTGAATGTCAAGTATTGAATTGAAGAGCCAATAATAGTGTCGTGCTGTAGGCAGATAGCTTAAACAGATGCAACTGCGGCTTCCTCCCAGACAGTGAGACGAAACAGAGCCTCGCGACGGTGGCGTCTCAGTGCTAACGCAGGGTGAGACAGTGGGTGTTAGTGCACAGCAAAACAAGCGTCTCTAGGTGTCGAGCAAATGAAAATAACATGTCGTGATGCTTTCCTCGGGTACAATTAGCATAGGCTGCCAGCTCTCCAGGCTCCCATCTTCTATCAAATCTCATCTACACCTTCAGTGCttcattcctcctcttccttgtcTTGCCGTTATTCATGTCTTTTAAAGTTTGCTTTAacctttcatcactgttctctcCGCGCACTCTTTCTCCATTTGCTCTGGCTGCCATTTCACATCTCTTTGATATGCCGCAATATGCTCAGCTCACATTTGTTTTAAGTGCgtttctttgtttccttctATGTGTCTGCCCAAATCTCTAGTGATCAAAATAAATTTAGGGCTTCTTTTGAAGTAATGAATACGATGAATGCGGATATGGGATGTGGAACATCAAATACTGTTTGAGTTGGAGGAAGAAACACATCAGATCGTTGGCTTCAAACTGAGGGGGGTGATGAGAGATTGTGTTTGGGTTTGTAATGTGTATTGGTGACTTACAGATCCAGGGTTTAGAATGCCTCTTAAACCAGAGCAGCTCAATATACATTTGAATGTAAAGATCTTTGGTTGTAGCTATAAATAGGTCAATCATTGGCCCCTGAAGCAGAAGCCGTTATTTTAGCATAAATCTTCACACATTTTATAACTGTTCTCATGTGGAATCACAGTAACTATACCTCTTCTGCATATTTAATGAGTGTCTTATATTCTAATGTAGCAAATCACCTAAACAGCcaattcttttttaaacttaaatCTGAAAGCACTACTTTTACATAACGGCTGGGTCAAACTGGATTATCTTCTTAAATGCAGCACATTGTCTTCCACGGAATCTTCATTTTATAGCTATAATTTTTTTGATTAAACAGTGTTTTCACAGGATGTTGCCACACATCTTGCAGTTTTTAACCAGTCTGTAATTGTCTGTGTTCTCAGCAGCCATTGTTGAAAGCTGTCAATGATGTGCAATCTGGGATGGATAAAAAAAGAACTCTGCAATCACTTTTCTCACGCTGCGCTGAAATTGTTGCTTGCAAAGTGAATCCACTTCACTgcccaaccaaaaaaaaagattaaaaaaattcaaatatCAACCATTACTGTAATACTGTAACTGCGGTTTATCCAGAAGACATTAACAGCAGGCTAACAGCTTCTACTGTTCTGCTTTTTTGGCATACAAACCCTTTGCTGAGCTGTCAAAAGGACACAGATATGTCTGAGGCAGATATAATGACAAACCTTTCCTAGTTCCTGGATACAGCTGCTGCTCTCATTGGATATGCTGTTCTAAGTTGTCGGAGACGATGTTGTGTTGAACAGGAAGTAGATTCCAATCTGGAAAAGCATTGACTTTTGCTGAGAAAATGCCATCTTTTGAATTATACCAAAGTAATTCTCTTTAAATCCTTTGACTAAGCTTTGGAGGTCTGAAGTCATTCCAGTACTTTCTTTTCCTGTCTAAAATCACTTTGCGCTGAGTCCATTTTCATCTCCTACATTTAATTTTTGACTGCTTTCCACATCTAAAGAATTTCCTCTTTCATGCTTTAAATTGGTAAATTGGTAGCTTGCTCGGCAATCATCTTCTCCTCTAATGGTCAGAATCTTGATTTCCTTCTTCTGTATTCAGGTCTGGTGGCCACAATAAAGGAACACATCACCAAGCCAACGGCAATGGCCCAGGGGAGAGTGGCTCACCTGATTGAGTGGAAGGgctggggtggagggggtgacACCACGGGAGGTTGGAGTGGCACCTGGGGCAAGGGAAGCGGAGGCTGGGGGGGCGTGGGGGCCGATCTGCAGGAGGACGAACAGTTCTACTCCCAAATGACGGACGAGATCAAAGAGGCTCgctttgctgcaggtgagtcAGGAGGATGAATTTGATTCTAGATAAAAAAGATGATGTTACTGGAGATGATCGCCCTGGACATTGTTTTTTGTCGTTTGATGTCATTTGTGGAGGGGTGGTTCAATAGTCCCTATGACAGTAGGACAGAGAATCAAATCCGAAGCGCTGATTTGATTTCCCCTCTTTGAGATGGtggctgggaaaaaaataaaagactgcaggaagtggaaaaaCATGCTTGGCTTTTTGTTTACAGGAGTAGCAGAGCAGTTTGCCCTGGCTGAGGCGGCCATGAATGTCTGGTCCATGAACGACGGCATAGATCAGCCCTCCACCAGCCTGCAAGGTTTGAGCACAGAAAAAACTCATTCAGCCGAATGTCTGCTATTGTACTATGAACGGCAAATCCAAGGCCAACGAGTCAGACGTTTCTGTTGAATCCACCCGTGATCTCTTTAATAAGTCGCCTTTTCCTTTTGGTGCAGGATCAGATGAGCAGCACCGATAGCAGGATATAAGTCCCATAACTCAATTTATGGGAATTACAATACAGCGCGTATGTTGGAGGATGGAAAATATTTAACTTTAAATATTTCAGGGCTTAATATCCTATTCTTCACATcattatttttctgtgttttgaaCCCCCGATGCACAGTAATACTTCAGCACACCCAGATCTTAGTAAGAGCTTGAA is part of the Takifugu flavidus isolate HTHZ2018 chromosome 8, ASM371156v2, whole genome shotgun sequence genome and encodes:
- the fam131c gene encoding protein FAM131C, whose amino-acid sequence is MGACLCKGHKDFHHPMTVTQDQTEEGQPSSPKDAENPSNGSVTAKSDGYDIGVLATSTLMGLVATIKEHITKPTAMAQGRVAHLIEWKGWGGGGDTTGGWSGTWGKGSGGWGGVGADLQEDEQFYSQMTDEIKEARFAAGVAEQFALAEAAMNVWSMNDGIDQPSTSLQASQSHLLPQFLMDGGCISIPQHLYTIHSQAYSGSTEAHLVPRPVAESISPMSHAQQNGEPRFDDTVTLEAAVRHVDSSSLSEDDVFYN